Proteins encoded within one genomic window of Variovorax sp. OAS795:
- a CDS encoding BON domain-containing protein: MNKIRQHSFPFSRTWLAVLMAGAALALAGCDNADNRTAGQKLDSAIAKTEKAADTAAAKTGEAVKDAKARIDASGATAEVKEGMSNLKDAAKNAGNAMSASADDASITSSVSAGLAKDPDLSAIKIDVDTKGGVVSLKGPAPSAAAKARAEEIAKGVQGVSSVNNQLEVKG; this comes from the coding sequence ATGAACAAGATTCGTCAACACAGCTTCCCCTTCTCCCGCACCTGGCTTGCCGTGCTGATGGCCGGCGCCGCACTGGCGCTGGCCGGTTGCGACAACGCCGACAACCGCACCGCGGGCCAGAAGCTCGACAGCGCGATCGCAAAAACCGAGAAGGCGGCCGACACCGCCGCCGCCAAGACCGGCGAGGCCGTCAAGGACGCCAAGGCCAGGATCGATGCTTCGGGCGCCACGGCCGAAGTGAAGGAAGGAATGTCCAACCTCAAGGACGCTGCAAAGAACGCCGGCAACGCCATGAGCGCGAGCGCGGACGACGCGTCGATCACCTCGTCCGTATCGGCGGGCCTCGCCAAGGACCCGGACCTGAGCGCGATCAAGATCGACGTCGATACCAAGGGCGGCGTCGTGAGCCTCAAGGGCCCCGCCCCCAGTGCCGCCGCCAAGGCGCGAGCCGAAGAGATCGCCAAGGGCGTCCAGGGTGTGAGCTCGGTGAACAACCAGCTCGAGGTGAAGGGCTGA